In uncultured Desulfobacter sp., one DNA window encodes the following:
- a CDS encoding efflux RND transporter periplasmic adaptor subunit — MNQLTSQTSLGVTLLKAILPVCLIALGVAGFWHYKFKAVKVKRKPAEKVVPVVDIMKVNPDRIIAQIRAMGTVQPNREVEIKSQVAGTVIQVAPAFVQGGLIRKGQTMVRIDPADYTLAVNKAQSALAQAQADFEIEKGQQQIAKEELKLMATMSVNEIPETSLVLRKPQLEQARAAVASAQSDLDAARLDLERTRITAPFHALVLSKQVDKGAMTAVQGTLATLVDVTRYQVEVQVPLDRLDRIRVHETHGSPVRIRSLYAGREWDGRVVRTTGTVTEQSRMAGVIIQVDDPLGIGPAKGRPAMLLDDHVEAIIEGQAFDNVFSLPRTLVREGSTLWIYNDGRLEIRKVAPVWIENDRVFIRSGLSPGDFVISSDLPTPVSGMALTLASQESQ, encoded by the coding sequence ATGAACCAGCTAACCTCACAGACATCCCTGGGTGTAACCCTTTTGAAAGCTATTCTGCCTGTGTGCCTGATTGCCTTAGGGGTTGCCGGATTCTGGCACTACAAATTCAAAGCCGTGAAAGTCAAACGCAAACCTGCTGAGAAAGTCGTTCCGGTGGTGGATATCATGAAAGTGAATCCCGACCGGATTATCGCCCAGATCCGGGCCATGGGTACGGTTCAGCCGAACCGGGAAGTGGAAATTAAATCCCAGGTGGCAGGTACGGTTATCCAGGTAGCACCGGCGTTTGTTCAGGGGGGATTGATCCGTAAAGGGCAGACTATGGTCCGCATTGATCCGGCGGACTATACGCTGGCCGTGAACAAGGCCCAAAGCGCATTGGCCCAGGCCCAGGCTGATTTTGAAATTGAAAAGGGTCAGCAGCAGATTGCAAAAGAAGAGCTTAAGCTTATGGCCACAATGTCCGTCAATGAGATACCGGAGACCAGCCTTGTGCTTAGAAAACCCCAGCTTGAGCAGGCCCGGGCTGCCGTGGCAAGTGCCCAAAGCGATCTTGACGCTGCGCGCCTGGATTTGGAACGAACCAGAATAACGGCCCCTTTTCATGCGCTGGTATTGTCCAAACAGGTTGATAAAGGCGCCATGACCGCAGTTCAGGGGACCCTCGCCACACTGGTGGACGTGACCCGCTACCAGGTGGAAGTCCAGGTGCCCCTGGATCGCCTGGATCGGATTCGGGTCCATGAAACCCATGGCAGCCCAGTTCGCATCCGTTCCCTTTATGCGGGCCGGGAGTGGGACGGACGCGTGGTGCGAACCACAGGCACCGTTACCGAGCAAAGCCGTATGGCAGGCGTGATTATCCAGGTAGATGACCCCTTGGGGATAGGGCCTGCCAAAGGTCGTCCGGCCATGCTGCTGGATGATCATGTGGAGGCGATCATTGAAGGCCAGGCCTTTGACAATGTATTTTCCCTGCCCCGGACTCTGGTACGGGAGGGTTCCACTTTATGGATATACAATGACGGGCGCCTGGAGATCCGCAAGGTGGCCCCGGTGTGGATTGAAAATGACCGGGTATTCATTCGGTCCGGACTTTCCCCGGGTGACTTTGTGATTTCGTCTGATCTTCCCACACCTGTGTCGGGCATGGCCTTGACCCTCGCTTCCCAGGAGAGCCAATAA
- a CDS encoding efflux transporter outer membrane subunit: protein MMCYALIAIVHMSVFFIAGCNLISPDPAAEMPLEMPDAYVHQTKTATPQSGEASPDGEWWLAFDIDELSDLIRTGLGANHDLNVLKARADQALAHVKREKSNPGPTLDYSFGGEQNYSQSKIRGQSRSSDNDHSYSASLSAGYTLDLLGKNRADVNARELEYLAALQDLEDGALTLSTDIADTWVDIVSVRIRMQVLTRQIEANRMTLNLLELRYINGMATALDVSQQRQALAQVLSAMPLLEKEEKQLINALGLALGRTPGTPVGVSATALPQTFLATQTGIPADLLKNRADIRAARMRLDAAALDVKSAKADFFPELTLSASAAFSSGSLDLLFQNWVLSLGAALAGPLLDGGARKAEIERTRAVVREEVNTYAKTVANAICEVEDALVAIDRQNAYIERLAQQLAAIKVTLQDARVQYLNGQSSYLNYLSAWASMESLERQLVSEQATYVKERIALYKVTGRRGSFFNAVPAQDNNTGAK, encoded by the coding sequence ATGATGTGTTATGCTTTAATCGCCATTGTACATATGTCGGTTTTTTTTATTGCCGGCTGCAATCTGATCTCCCCTGATCCTGCGGCTGAGATGCCTCTTGAGATGCCTGATGCCTATGTTCATCAAACAAAAACCGCAACGCCCCAATCCGGTGAGGCAAGTCCGGATGGCGAGTGGTGGCTTGCGTTTGACATTGATGAACTCAGTGACCTGATCCGGACAGGTCTTGGCGCCAATCATGATTTAAACGTGCTTAAAGCCCGGGCAGACCAGGCCCTGGCGCATGTAAAGCGTGAAAAGTCAAATCCCGGTCCTACCCTTGATTATTCTTTTGGCGGCGAGCAAAATTATTCTCAATCTAAAATTCGAGGCCAGTCAAGATCTTCGGACAATGATCACAGCTATTCGGCTTCCCTGAGTGCCGGCTATACCCTGGATTTATTGGGGAAAAATCGTGCCGATGTCAATGCCAGAGAGCTGGAATACCTGGCCGCGCTTCAGGATCTGGAGGATGGGGCACTTACCCTATCCACGGATATTGCCGACACCTGGGTGGATATTGTCTCCGTCCGGATTCGTATGCAGGTGCTTACCCGGCAGATAGAGGCTAACCGGATGACGTTGAACCTGCTGGAATTGCGCTATATTAACGGCATGGCCACGGCCCTGGATGTGTCCCAGCAGCGCCAAGCTTTGGCCCAGGTGCTTTCTGCCATGCCCTTGCTTGAAAAAGAGGAAAAACAACTGATTAATGCTCTGGGTCTGGCGTTGGGCCGGACACCCGGGACTCCTGTGGGGGTGTCCGCCACAGCGCTCCCCCAAACTTTTCTGGCGACCCAGACCGGCATCCCTGCTGACCTGCTTAAAAACAGGGCCGACATCCGGGCCGCCCGGATGCGCCTTGACGCGGCAGCCTTGGATGTGAAATCGGCCAAGGCTGATTTTTTCCCCGAATTGACCCTGTCAGCCTCGGCGGCATTTTCCAGCGGAAGTCTGGACCTGCTGTTTCAAAATTGGGTGCTCTCTCTGGGGGCTGCCCTGGCAGGCCCTTTGCTGGACGGCGGTGCACGCAAAGCTGAAATTGAGCGCACCCGGGCCGTGGTCCGTGAAGAAGTGAATACTTATGCCAAAACCGTTGCCAATGCCATTTGTGAGGTGGAAGATGCACTGGTGGCCATTGACCGCCAGAACGCCTATATTGAACGGTTGGCGCAGCAGCTTGCGGCCATCAAAGTAACCCTGCAGGATGCCCGGGTCCAGTACCTGAACGGCCAGAGCAGTTACCTGAACTATCTTTCGGCCTGGGCTTCCATGGAAAGCCTGGAGCGGCAATTGGTCAGCGAGCAGGCCACCTATGTCAAAGAACGTATTGCCCTTTATAAAGTAACAGGCCGGAGGGGTTCTTTTTTTAATGCCGTCCCGGCACAAGATAATAATACCGGAGCCAAGTGA
- a CDS encoding methyltransferase domain-containing protein: MYARIKSIFFIIKPACRVSRGVNWEIGVCESWYQSDAASVPFDENEFDVVFCQHGLQFFPDRLAALKEMYRVLIPNGRIAVSVWRALDRCPFLAILGDVLGRYLGESFRAAFNASCLLHDREEIRETIGNAGFHDINIRLELSVSRYPSLDDFLPGYLFIFSIKILFCNMVAWPIR, from the coding sequence ATTTATGCACGAATAAAAAGCATTTTCTTTATTATAAAACCGGCTTGCCGAGTATCAAGGGGCGTAAATTGGGAGATAGGTGTATGCGAATCATGGTATCAAAGTGATGCCGCATCCGTGCCATTTGATGAAAATGAATTTGATGTTGTCTTCTGCCAACACGGTCTTCAATTTTTTCCTGATAGACTTGCTGCTTTAAAGGAAATGTATAGGGTGTTGATTCCAAACGGTCGGATTGCAGTTAGCGTATGGAGAGCCCTTGACCGTTGTCCGTTTTTAGCGATTTTGGGAGATGTTTTGGGCCGTTACCTTGGTGAGTCCTTTAGGGCAGCGTTTAATGCCTCCTGTTTACTGCACGATCGTGAAGAAATTCGGGAAACTATAGGTAACGCAGGATTTCATGATATTAACATTCGCCTTGAATTGAGCGTTTCAAGATATCCTTCTTTGGACGATTTTTTGCCGGGTTATCTCTTCATTTTCTCCATTAAAATTTTATTTTGTAATATGGTTGCCTGGCCAATCCGGTGA
- a CDS encoding flavodoxin family protein — MKVIGFNGSSRKKGNTACSMNTVFDQLEKAGIETEMILVGKEKIQGCVACHGCVKNQNEACAIKDDPVNEWIQKIKEADGVLLGSPVHFSGVAGTMKSFLDRAFFVASVNGGLFRQKVGATVAAVRRSGGISTLETLNHYINYSEMVMPSSNYWNVAHGLTPGQMEEDAEGKQIMEVLGQNMAWIMKIIAHGKEQIPAPAPARKIMTNFIR, encoded by the coding sequence TTGAAAGTTATCGGATTTAATGGAAGTTCAAGAAAAAAAGGGAATACGGCCTGTTCCATGAACACTGTCTTTGATCAACTTGAAAAGGCGGGCATTGAAACGGAAATGATCCTGGTAGGAAAAGAGAAAATCCAAGGCTGCGTTGCCTGCCACGGCTGTGTCAAAAATCAGAATGAAGCCTGTGCGATTAAAGATGATCCCGTAAATGAATGGATACAGAAAATCAAAGAGGCCGACGGCGTTTTACTTGGCTCCCCGGTTCATTTCAGCGGTGTTGCCGGGACAATGAAATCCTTTCTTGACAGGGCCTTTTTTGTGGCCTCGGTCAACGGCGGGCTGTTCAGGCAAAAAGTCGGGGCAACGGTTGCCGCGGTCAGGCGCTCTGGGGGGATCTCCACCCTGGAAACCCTTAACCATTATATCAACTATTCCGAAATGGTCATGCCTTCTTCTAACTATTGGAATGTGGCCCACGGCCTGACGCCCGGCCAGATGGAAGAAGATGCCGAAGGGAAGCAGATCATGGAGGTGTTGGGGCAAAATATGGCATGGATCATGAAAATCATCGCCCATGGAAAAGAACAGATTCCCGCCCCTGCCCCGGCACGCAAAATCATGACCAATTTTATTCGATAA
- a CDS encoding AraC family transcriptional regulator, whose product MLSEVLIKNNQGDFVDFKPLECEDALINSNEVIRPLPEQKGKGGFSSFKICDGLGIGVCRCIFDDDYMVRFTLKNSFFSFIFCIKGHSFLPCGFYPASQVSVSPGRSYAGFFDERIAERKIKGPQEVISVAIHVSPDFLIKLFSSSLLRDARSVNTLENAFKSRHFYKDHIITSQMKIAIYQILNNSYKGRIERIYMESKALELIALRLEQVLPPDCFSESSLFSSPGNRDRIFLARDLLIKKLSYPPSLKALAQQVGMSHTQLNKGFRMVFGCTVFEYLRKERLSYARMLIEENPDDLTRIAYESGFCSSSHFAASFFKAYGIRPSEYRKSMIFRSNRT is encoded by the coding sequence ATGCTATCTGAAGTTTTGATTAAAAATAATCAAGGAGACTTTGTCGATTTTAAGCCTCTGGAGTGTGAAGATGCGCTGATCAATTCAAATGAGGTTATCCGCCCGTTACCCGAACAAAAGGGAAAGGGGGGCTTTTCTTCCTTTAAAATATGTGATGGGTTGGGAATAGGGGTATGCCGCTGTATATTTGACGACGATTACATGGTCCGGTTTACGCTAAAAAATTCTTTTTTTTCTTTTATCTTTTGCATCAAAGGACACAGCTTCTTGCCGTGCGGCTTTTACCCTGCAAGTCAAGTCTCTGTATCTCCGGGCAGGTCATATGCCGGTTTTTTTGACGAACGGATTGCCGAACGGAAGATTAAGGGACCGCAGGAAGTTATTTCCGTTGCCATACATGTGTCCCCTGACTTTTTAATAAAATTGTTCAGCTCGTCCCTTCTCCGGGATGCACGATCTGTTAATACCCTGGAAAATGCGTTTAAAAGCCGTCATTTTTATAAAGACCACATCATAACATCCCAAATGAAAATTGCGATTTATCAAATTCTTAACAATTCCTACAAAGGTCGGATTGAAAGAATCTATATGGAAAGCAAGGCGCTTGAACTGATTGCTCTGAGATTGGAACAGGTGTTGCCCCCCGATTGTTTCTCTGAAAGTTCCCTTTTTTCAAGTCCAGGGAACAGGGACCGTATTTTCCTGGCCCGTGATCTGTTGATCAAAAAACTATCATACCCGCCTTCACTCAAGGCACTGGCCCAACAGGTTGGAATGAGCCACACCCAGCTAAATAAAGGATTCAGGATGGTCTTTGGGTGTACGGTATTTGAATATCTGAGGAAAGAGCGCCTGTCTTACGCCCGGATGCTGATTGAAGAAAATCCGGACGATCTGACAAGGATCGCTTATGAATCAGGATTTTGCAGTTCAAGCCATTTTGCGGCTTCTTTTTTCAAAGCTTACGGCATCCGGCCCTCTGAATACCGTAAATCCATGATTTTTCGATCCAATCGAACCTGA
- a CDS encoding class I SAM-dependent methyltransferase, with the protein MTHTIHSPNTPYPSMECLFDALVAPVKLAVLETAVELNMGHILSNTPNVNDIAKKLGIQTDTTGLIHFLDAMVAIGLANKKNNTYSNTDFGTHFFDKNSPVFVGDYIQSMKILVQKNLADMAGIIKNGPPKVPQEDTWQSESRWERAVAHLAIGQRAGMAAIYADLVQKLPEFEGVKKLLDLGGGPGLIGAEILDRLPGAKGVLLELPAIIPLARQELNKQGAAEKISFIAGDYNEVDLGHGYDLIWASHNLYFVKDRSSFFQRIKNALTDNGVFVCVHEGLTHEQTAPASIVLMRLSSALEKEGQYLSFEKGEIAACLKQAGFGRVDSRMIALPSGASELVVARAKSV; encoded by the coding sequence ATGACACACACGATTCACTCACCCAACACCCCGTATCCATCTATGGAATGTTTGTTTGATGCCCTGGTTGCCCCCGTAAAATTAGCTGTTTTGGAGACGGCTGTTGAACTTAATATGGGGCACATTCTAAGCAACACCCCCAATGTGAACGACATCGCAAAAAAGCTGGGGATACAGACTGACACCACCGGCCTCATTCATTTCCTGGATGCCATGGTTGCGATTGGATTGGCAAATAAGAAAAACAACACATACAGCAACACGGATTTCGGAACCCATTTCTTTGACAAAAACAGTCCGGTTTTTGTGGGTGATTATATCCAGAGCATGAAAATACTGGTGCAAAAAAACCTGGCCGATATGGCAGGGATCATTAAAAACGGTCCGCCAAAGGTCCCCCAAGAAGACACCTGGCAAAGCGAATCCCGGTGGGAACGTGCCGTGGCTCACCTGGCCATTGGACAGCGTGCCGGCATGGCGGCCATCTATGCGGATCTGGTTCAAAAATTACCGGAATTTGAAGGCGTCAAGAAACTCCTTGACCTGGGCGGCGGTCCCGGGCTTATAGGGGCAGAAATTCTTGATCGTCTTCCCGGAGCAAAGGGCGTGCTTCTGGAATTGCCGGCCATCATCCCCCTGGCCAGACAGGAACTGAACAAACAGGGGGCGGCTGAAAAGATTTCCTTTATTGCAGGCGACTATAATGAAGTCGATTTAGGCCATGGCTATGACCTGATCTGGGCCAGCCATAACCTCTATTTTGTAAAAGACAGATCCTCTTTTTTCCAGCGCATCAAAAACGCTTTGACTGACAACGGTGTTTTTGTCTGCGTACACGAGGGGTTGACCCATGAGCAGACAGCACCGGCAAGTATTGTCTTGATGCGGCTCTCCAGTGCCCTGGAAAAGGAGGGTCAATATCTTTCCTTTGAGAAGGGAGAGATCGCAGCGTGCCTTAAACAGGCCGGATTTGGCAGGGTTGATTCAAGGATGATCGCGTTGCCCTCAGGAGCGTCAGAATTGGTCGTGGCCAGGGCAAAGAGTGTTTAA
- a CDS encoding TonB-dependent receptor, which translates to MCPKSQPILKTNKLTGVPDMIFAFTLGYRNQTLGDISLNPVYMGKRYFNYANTNEEDGYWVLNARYLKKIGQFELFLVANNLFDKSAVGNGSGNPGSESLYPISGFNTMVGMNVAF; encoded by the coding sequence TTGTGTCCTAAATCACAGCCCATTTTAAAAACGAATAAACTGACCGGTGTACCGGATATGATATTTGCCTTTACACTTGGCTACCGGAATCAAACCCTGGGTGATATTTCTCTGAATCCTGTGTACATGGGCAAGCGGTATTTCAATTACGCCAACACCAATGAAGAAGATGGTTATTGGGTACTGAACGCCAGGTATTTAAAAAAAATCGGGCAGTTTGAACTTTTCCTTGTGGCAAACAACCTGTTCGATAAAAGTGCTGTCGGAAACGGCAGCGGTAATCCCGGCAGTGAATCCTTGTATCCCATATCGGGATTCAACACAATGGTTGGAATGAACGTAGCCTTTTAA
- a CDS encoding MBL fold metallo-hydrolase yields MLKKPENSSFCLCPLASGSKGNAVFVSTPDTAVLVDAGLSGIEIQRRMAAVGRTPDELKAIIITHEHTDHVKGAGVLSRRFNIPVYVTADTFNACKGLGKIDQVKFFECGSAFDIGSLAVNPFAVSHDARDPAGLTLQHQGKKIGIATDLGVVTNLVRTHLSFANALYIEANHDPEMLMTGPYPWYLKQRIQSRTGHISNQDARDLVAQVYHKDLEHVVLAHLSEENNCPEKAFTEMAKNLDPLSTALHVAGPDKPGEMIRL; encoded by the coding sequence ATGCTGAAGAAGCCGGAAAATAGTTCATTCTGCCTATGTCCCCTTGCCAGCGGCAGCAAGGGGAATGCCGTATTTGTGTCCACACCGGATACTGCCGTACTTGTTGATGCCGGGCTTTCAGGCATAGAGATCCAGCGCAGGATGGCGGCCGTAGGCCGCACGCCGGATGAGCTGAAAGCCATCATCATCACCCACGAACACACTGATCACGTTAAAGGGGCAGGGGTATTGAGCCGCAGGTTCAATATCCCTGTCTATGTCACCGCCGACACCTTTAATGCCTGCAAGGGTTTAGGTAAAATTGACCAGGTTAAATTTTTTGAATGCGGGTCTGCCTTTGACATCGGTTCCTTGGCCGTCAATCCTTTTGCCGTCAGCCACGATGCACGTGACCCTGCAGGCCTTACCTTGCAGCACCAGGGAAAAAAAATCGGCATTGCCACGGATCTTGGGGTGGTCACAAACCTTGTGCGTACCCATTTAAGTTTCGCCAACGCCCTTTATATTGAAGCCAACCATGATCCGGAAATGCTTATGACGGGTCCCTATCCCTGGTATTTGAAGCAACGGATTCAGTCTCGAACCGGGCATATATCCAACCAGGATGCAAGGGACCTGGTGGCCCAGGTGTATCACAAGGATCTTGAGCATGTGGTGCTTGCCCATCTAAGTGAAGAAAACAATTGTCCTGAAAAAGCATTCACAGAGATGGCCAAAAATCTTGACCCCTTGTCTACGGCACTGCATGTTGCAGGTCCGGACAAACCCGGTGAAATGATCCGGCTGTAG
- the pnp gene encoding polyribonucleotide nucleotidyltransferase, with protein MEKVVSADIGGKELIISTGKIAKQASGSVMVQYGETVVLVTAVASKDPKEDISFLPLSVEYQEKIYAAGRIPGNYFRREIGRPSEHETLNARLIDRPIRPLFEDGYNFETQVIATVMSTDKLCEPGVLAMIGASAALEISDIPFDGPIAGIKVGRVNGQFIANPTPAQMEQSDIDLTVAGSKTGVVMVEGGADIVSEKDMLDAIFFGHEAMQPAIALQEELKNTVGKTKREFIAPEKDEALAAKVQDWAWDKIHEKVQIKTKLERQDALRALKDEAVAQFESEYPEQIKEIKEVFGKTVKNVSRDIVLKENKRIDGRAFDEVRQITCDVGCLPRPHGSALFTRGETQVIGVLTLGSGLDEQRLETLESNNETRAFMLHYNFPPYSVGEVKRPGGPSRRDIGHGNLAHRALSRVVPPHDEFEYTIRLVGEVTESNGSSSMGTVCSGCLALMDGGVPIKAPVSGIAMGLVSDENKTVVLSDILGDEDHFGDMDFKVAGTKDGITALQMDIKIKELSKQIMEDALNQANGGRLHILQRMLDTLDQARADISPHAPKIVSVQINKDKIRDIIGPGGKVIRALQADTNTTIEVNDDGIVKIAAENEDDSAKAVAMVKDIAMDPEIGAIYEGAVVKITDFGAFVNIKSGTDGLVHISELADYRVKKVTDVVKEGEVIKVKVLDITRDGKIKLSYKAAKKDAEEAGK; from the coding sequence ATGGAAAAAGTTGTTTCAGCCGATATCGGCGGCAAAGAATTAATTATCAGTACAGGAAAAATTGCCAAACAGGCCTCCGGGTCCGTTATGGTGCAATATGGGGAGACCGTCGTGCTTGTAACGGCAGTGGCCTCCAAAGACCCTAAAGAAGACATCAGCTTTTTGCCCTTGTCCGTTGAATACCAGGAAAAAATTTATGCGGCCGGCAGAATTCCGGGAAACTATTTCAGGCGGGAAATCGGCAGGCCTTCAGAACATGAGACCTTAAATGCCCGTCTCATTGACCGGCCTATTCGTCCTTTGTTTGAAGATGGCTATAATTTTGAAACCCAGGTGATCGCAACCGTGATGTCCACGGATAAATTGTGCGAACCGGGGGTTCTTGCCATGATAGGGGCCTCTGCCGCCCTTGAAATTTCGGATATCCCCTTTGACGGTCCCATCGCCGGAATTAAGGTCGGGCGAGTAAACGGACAGTTTATTGCCAACCCTACGCCTGCACAGATGGAGCAAAGTGATATTGATCTGACCGTGGCCGGTTCTAAAACCGGTGTGGTTATGGTAGAGGGCGGCGCCGACATCGTATCTGAAAAAGATATGCTGGATGCCATTTTCTTTGGCCATGAAGCCATGCAGCCTGCCATTGCCTTGCAGGAAGAGTTGAAAAACACAGTAGGAAAGACCAAACGCGAATTTATTGCACCGGAAAAGGATGAGGCGCTTGCTGCCAAGGTTCAGGACTGGGCCTGGGATAAGATTCATGAAAAGGTTCAGATTAAAACCAAACTTGAGCGTCAGGATGCTTTGCGTGCACTCAAGGATGAAGCTGTTGCTCAGTTTGAGTCTGAGTATCCGGAACAAATCAAAGAGATCAAGGAAGTTTTCGGCAAGACCGTTAAAAACGTATCCAGAGATATTGTTCTCAAGGAAAACAAACGCATTGACGGACGTGCTTTTGATGAGGTCCGCCAGATTACCTGCGACGTGGGCTGTCTGCCCCGGCCCCATGGTTCGGCGTTGTTTACCCGCGGAGAGACTCAGGTTATAGGTGTGCTTACCCTGGGTTCCGGACTGGACGAGCAGCGTTTAGAAACTCTGGAATCCAATAATGAGACCCGGGCATTTATGCTTCATTACAACTTTCCTCCTTATTCCGTTGGTGAGGTGAAACGTCCGGGTGGTCCCTCCCGCCGGGATATCGGGCATGGGAACTTGGCCCACAGGGCATTGAGCCGGGTTGTTCCGCCCCATGATGAATTTGAATATACCATCCGCCTGGTGGGCGAAGTTACGGAATCCAACGGATCATCTTCCATGGGAACCGTATGTTCCGGGTGTCTGGCGCTGATGGATGGCGGTGTGCCCATTAAAGCACCGGTATCCGGCATTGCCATGGGGCTGGTATCCGATGAAAACAAGACTGTTGTGCTTTCCGATATCCTCGGGGACGAGGACCATTTCGGTGACATGGACTTCAAGGTTGCGGGAACTAAGGACGGCATTACCGCATTGCAGATGGACATCAAAATCAAAGAATTGTCCAAACAGATTATGGAAGACGCTTTGAATCAGGCCAACGGCGGTCGCCTGCATATTCTGCAAAGAATGCTGGATACCCTGGATCAAGCAAGGGCGGATATATCCCCCCATGCGCCAAAGATCGTATCCGTTCAGATCAACAAGGACAAAATCAGGGATATCATCGGTCCGGGAGGCAAGGTGATCCGGGCGCTCCAGGCCGACACCAACACCACCATCGAGGTGAATGATGACGGCATTGTAAAAATTGCCGCTGAAAACGAAGATGATTCCGCCAAGGCTGTTGCCATGGTTAAGGATATTGCCATGGATCCGGAGATCGGCGCCATTTATGAAGGGGCTGTGGTAAAAATTACGGACTTTGGTGCCTTTGTGAACATCAAGTCCGGTACAGACGGGCTGGTCCATATTTCGGAATTGGCAGACTACCGGGTTAAAAAAGTCACTGATGTGGTTAAAGAAGGCGAAGTGATCAAGGTTAAGGTCCTGGACATCACCCGGGACGGAAAAATCAAGCTTTCCTATAAAGCCGCTAAAAAAGATGCTGAAGAAGCCGGAAAATAG
- the rpsO gene encoding 30S ribosomal protein S15 has protein sequence MVLLAENKEEMIEKFKLHESDTGSPEVQVAILTHRISYLTDHLKTHKKDHHSRRGLLILVGRRRSLLDYLKKKDINRYRSLIEKLGLRR, from the coding sequence GTGGTACTACTTGCAGAAAACAAAGAGGAGATGATTGAAAAATTCAAGCTCCATGAGTCCGACACCGGTTCGCCTGAAGTCCAGGTGGCCATTTTAACCCACAGAATTAGCTATCTGACCGACCATCTGAAGACCCATAAAAAAGACCACCATTCAAGACGTGGGCTTTTGATCCTGGTCGGCCGGCGCAGAAGTCTTCTGGACTATCTCAAGAAGAAAGATATTAACAGATATCGTTCATTGATTGAGAAGCTCGGACTCAGAAGATAA
- the truB gene encoding tRNA pseudouridine(55) synthase TruB, with amino-acid sequence MKNGILVVNKPQGISSAGVVNRLKRLLKVKKIGHTGTLDPFATGVLPIAVGQATRISKYFLKGVKGYCAQVTLGIETDTYDCTGTVTHTASSDYLDALGADMVKDVVAGFLGHQEQIPPAYSALKHKGQPLYKLARQGQLIEKPPRPIEIMAIAMENFRMDANGYPIFDMPVTCSGGTYIRSLAHDIGAKLGCGAHLSALQRTRAGQFKIEDAMDLDCFEKIPVLDIEARFISMSQCLGFLPAIVADSETAGKIKYGQPLSVAELPMPANLPIGDAHNRIQNMIFDIRVLDSGDNLLAIVTPDKFGETYKYCCVFNG; translated from the coding sequence ATGAAAAACGGCATTCTTGTTGTAAACAAACCCCAGGGCATCTCTTCGGCCGGGGTGGTTAACCGGCTTAAGCGTCTGCTGAAAGTCAAAAAAATCGGGCATACAGGGACTTTGGATCCCTTTGCCACAGGGGTCCTGCCTATTGCCGTGGGCCAGGCCACACGGATTTCAAAGTATTTTCTAAAAGGTGTGAAAGGATACTGTGCCCAGGTTACCCTCGGTATTGAAACCGATACCTATGATTGTACCGGCACGGTTACCCACACGGCGTCTTCCGACTATCTTGACGCCCTGGGGGCAGATATGGTCAAAGATGTGGTGGCCGGTTTCTTGGGGCATCAGGAGCAGATTCCGCCGGCTTATTCGGCCCTGAAGCATAAAGGGCAGCCTTTGTATAAACTGGCCCGCCAGGGACAGTTGATTGAAAAGCCGCCCCGGCCCATTGAAATCATGGCCATTGCCATGGAAAACTTTCGCATGGATGCCAACGGCTATCCGATTTTTGACATGCCAGTGACCTGCTCGGGGGGGACCTATATTCGCAGTCTGGCCCATGATATCGGGGCGAAATTGGGGTGCGGGGCCCATTTGTCTGCATTGCAGCGCACCCGTGCCGGCCAGTTTAAAATAGAAGATGCAATGGATCTTGACTGTTTTGAGAAAATACCGGTTTTGGATATAGAGGCCCGGTTTATATCCATGTCCCAGTGTCTGGGATTTCTCCCGGCCATTGTTGCAGACAGTGAAACCGCCGGAAAAATTAAGTATGGTCAGCCCTTGTCTGTGGCAGAACTTCCCATGCCTGCCAACTTGCCGATTGGCGATGCGCACAACAGAATCCAAAACATGATTTTCGATATCCGGGTGCTGGATTCGGGTGATAATCTGCTGGCCATCGTCACCCCGGATAAATTCGGGGAAACATACAAATATTGTTGCGTTTTTAATGGTTAA